The sequence below is a genomic window from Selenomonas ruminantium subsp. lactilytica TAM6421.
CTCATAATCCGGCACATGCAGAATCCAGTCCGGATGGGCACGGAACAGCTCCGAATCTTCGGAAATCATCTCCGGCTCGAACCACAGGCCGAATTTCAGTCCCCGTTTATGGGCAGAAGCGGCCACGCCCTTCAGGCCCTGCTTGAGCTTATCCGTATTGACGAACCAATCCCCCAGACTGCTGTTGTCGTCATTGCGCTTGCCAAACCAGCCATCGTCCAGCACCAGCAGTTCCAAGCCCAAATCCGCCGCCGACTGGGCAAGGCTGTCAATCTTTTCCTCATCAAAATCGAAATAGGTGGCTTCCCAGTTATTGACCAGAATTGGGCGCAGTTCATGCTGATGCCTGCCCCGCACGATATGTTCACGTACGGTCTGATGGAAGACCTGACTCATGCCATTGAGGCCCTTATCACTGTAAACCAGCATGGCTTCCGGCGTCTGGAAGTTTTCCCGCGGAGCCAGATGCCATTTGAATTCAAAGGGATTGATACCGCCGATGACGCGGGTGGTGCCAAACTGCTCCACCTCCGTCGTAAAGGAAGCCTCGCCGCTCCAGATCAGGCTGAAGCCATAGACCTCGCCACTCGTTTCGCCGGCATCCCTGCGGGCCAGCGCCAAAAACGGCGACTGCTGATGGGAGCTGGCCCCTCTGCGGCTGCCCGTTTCCTGCACGCCGCGCATCAGCGGCACGCGCTCTAAGCTGCGCTCTGCCGCATGGCCGCCGTAGAGGCTCAGACGGTCAAAGTCATGGTCCGCAAAATCCAGCGCAAAGCTGGCAGCATTGGTGAGATCCAAGGCCTCACTGTCGCAGTTGGTCAATCTTGCACTGCGGGTAAGCAGCGCCGAATCGGCCATCAGGGTATAGAGCAATTCCACCGCTAATTTTCCCTGGCTGTCCAGCAGATAGATATGCAGGGTTTCGGCTTCGCTTTCCTGGGCATAGACAGCCGGCAGGCCGGCAAATTTCGGCTTGCCCTTGGTAATCTTATAGCCATCGTAGAAGAGCTCCGTCACCGTCGTGCCATTGCCGAGCCGCACCTCATAGGCGGGCAGGCGGTAATCCCCATGGCCATAGGACGGATATTCCTGCTGCACCACATCCAGGGAGAACGTGCGCTCATTGGGATATGCTGCCGGCTGGGGCGAAAACGCCCGGTCAATGGACTGCAAAGGCGAGCTGTCCCGGAACTTCTTCAGGGGGCGGCCCCAATAGCGGTGCAGGAGATAACGCTCCCGCACCACCTGCAGCACATAGCTGACATGGTCATTATGCAGATGGAAAATTCCGGTTGACTGGTCAAAATCGATCATGATTGGCCTCCTTATACTTAGATCCCTTTAAAGAAAAATTCCAGATGTTTCGTTTCGTTCTGCAGGCGATATTCCGGGAGTACCGGTGCGCCCCAGGTATCATCGCCGCCGACGCCGCACTGGCCGGACGAAGCCCGCAGATAAGTATGGTGCACCTGCGGCAGGTCATAGCTATGGCGGGCGTTTTCGAGTTCATGGGCGCTGTAGGGCAGCGCCGAAGCGGACAGGGGAATATCGCCGCTGATGCGCACGCCTCTGCCCCGCTTGTCGGTGACTTCCAGCCAGCGCACGCCGTTATGGTTGCCACATTCCTGCGGCAGCAGATACTCTTCCATTTCTCCTGCGACCGTAGAATTGAAGATGCCCAGTTTGGCCCCTTCCTGACGGTCAATATAGTTGGCCTGCGGGCCGAAGCCATAATAGCGCAGTTCACTGTAGTCTGCCGGCAGGGTGAAGAGCATGGCAAAATCCGGAATCTCCGGCAGGCCGGCTGCCTGCTCATAATCCAGCTCCGTCTTCAGGCTGCCATCGGCGCAGACCGTATAGGTCAGCTGACAGGAAGATAAGGGCTGTGTCGCCAGTTCATAGGTGAAACGCACGCTGACATTGCGAGCATCATATTCCTGGATGCCCAGCTGGCCGAACCAGTTGAACTCCTGCCAAGCGCCTTCCAGCAGCATTTCCTTCTTCACACAGCGGCGGTAAAGGCTGGCCAGTTTCCACTGCGCCACGGCAAAGTCACGGCGGCAGCCGTAATCGTTGTCAACAGGGGCACGCCAGAAGGAAGGTTTCGGCATTTCCTCCAAGAGTTCCACACCATCGTATTTATAGGAAACGATATTGCCCTGCGCACTGGAAAACAGGATTTCCCCGCCAGCGAACTGCACGCCGAGATTGATATCGCCCCGTACTACATGCAGGGGTTCCTCACTGCGCTCCGTCAAGGGCAGATTCGCAGTATAATGCGCCGGTCCGCTGACTTCGCCATCGGCCACAGCTTCAGCGGGACTTGCCACTTCGACTTCCTCGACCTGCCATACGCCCTGACCGAAGGCCATTTCATGACCTTTCTTGGCCCAGGCCGTATCCTCTTTCAAGACCAGCGCTGCCGTCAGACACTCTTCTCCGGCATCGGTCACCGGCAGGTCCATAAGTTCCAGCCGCAGGCTTTCCCCAGGCTTGACACTCGGTGCTGACTCGGTCTTTTCCCAGACCTTCCTGCCATCCAGCAGCAATTCATAATGCAGGTCATATTCCGCTGCATCCGTGAACAAGCTGATATTTTCAATGGTTACGCCGTCGGCTTCCACCCGCAGATGGAAATCCTGATAGTTGAACTTCACATCCTGCAATTTGGCCGTAAGCTTGCGGTCCGCATAGAGGATGCCATCCCCGCTGAAATTATAGTCGCTGGAGCGCTCGCCGAAATCGCCACCATAGGCCAGGAAGTCCTTGCCATAGCGGTCTTTTTTCGCCAGCGCCTGATCGACGAAATCCCAGATAAAGCCGCCCTGATACAGAGGCTCCCGCTCCGTGAGTTCCGTGTACTTGTGCATGCCGCCGTTGCTGTTGCCCATGCTATGGGTGTACTCGCAGCAGATAAAGGGCTTATCCCTGTGCTCAGCCAGGAATTTTTCGATATCGGCCACCTTCGTATACATCTGGCTTTCCATATCACTGGTGGCATTGTATCTTCTATCCCAGAAAATGCTTTCATAGTGCACGAGGCGCGTGGGATCCGTCTTGCGGAAATACTCGCTCATGGCAAAGATATCCTTGCCGCCACAGGACTCATTGCCGCAGGACCAGATGATGATGGACGCATGGTTCTTATCCCGTTCCAGCATGGATTGGGCGCGGTCGAGGATGATTGCCTGCCATTCATCATGGTCATTGGGCAGGGTATTTTCATCGCGGGAGAGCACGCCGTTCTTCTGCCATGTGCCATGGGTTTCAAGATTCGTCTCGTCAATCACATATAAACCATAGCGGTCACAGAGCTCATAGATATAACTGCTGTTGGGATAATGGGAGCAGCGCAGGGCATTGATAATGTGCTGCTTCATGGTGATGATATCCTGCTCAAAAGCCGCCGGATCCATGGCCCGTCCGCGATAGCAGTCGAACTCATGACGGTTCACGCCCTTGAACACGATACGCCGGCCGTTGATCTTCATGATATTGCCATCCATCTTGAATTCGCGGAAACCCACGTTATAGGGAATGACTTCCTGCAGATTGTCCGCTTCATCGTAGACAGCCAGCAGCAGTTTATAGAGATAAGGGTGCTCTGCGCTCCAAAGCTTGGCGCCTTTCACCGTCAGGATAAACGCATCCTGGCCCTCAGCCCCGGTGATATCCTCCTCCGCCAGCATTTCCCCGTTAGCAGAGAGCAGGCTGATTTTGACCTTTTTCATGGCAGCATTGGACCAGCTGATCTGCCCCGTCAGTTTTCCATCTTGGTAATCGTTTTCTGGAAGGGCCGTGATTTTCAGATCTTCCAGATGGATTTCCGGTTTCGTATAGATGCTCACTTCCCGGAAGATCCCGCCAAAGCGCCAGAAATCCTGGTCCTCGATCCAGCTGCCCGAAGAGAACCGATAGACGCGCAGTGCCAGCTTGTTCTCGCCCTCCGTGAGATACGGCGTCAGATCAAAATCCGCCGGGGTAAAGCTGTCCTCGCTGTAGCCTACATAATGGCCGTTGAGGTAAACTGCCACCGCTGACTCCACGCCGGTCAATGACAGATAGAGATTCTGCCAGCCAGCAGGCAGGCGGAAATACTTCACATAGGAACCCGTGGGATTGAAATGCTCCGGCACCTGACCGGGAAGCACGGCTTCATGTCCATCCCAGGGATAGGTCTGGTTCGTATACTGCGGCACGCCATAGCCCTCGAGCTGGAAATGCGCCGGCACTCTTATCGTATCCCAATCACGGCAGTCAAAGTCCGGCTGCTCAAAGCCCTGCGGCGCCAGGCGCGGATTCTTCGCATAGTGGAAATGCCAGAGTCCGTCCAGACTGCGCACGAAGGATGATTCTCCGCGATTCAGTTCTGCCATATCGGCATAAAAATGATGATCGCTATGTGCAGGCAGGCGATTCTCTTGGAAAAACTCAGGATTGGCCAATTGGGCCAGAGAAAATCTGGATTCAGACATGGTATTTCCTCCCTAAAATCTATATAGTAAGCTTACTGGACACCTAACGGTGTCCACACGCCCTTACACGAACACTAAGCTCTCACTGCGCCTTTGGCTTGTGTTCGCTAAATGCTCATAGTAAACGATTTCTTTTCTTTCTACGCTCATTATACACGCAAAAATAAGAAAAAACAAGCGATATTTTCGCTTGTTTTTTCAAGGTATACTATGGCTTACAAAATTGGTATTTTCAAATCACAAGGACTTTACGAAGTCTTCCCCCAGCTGGCGGCAATCGGCAAGTTCCGCATCCCCGGGAGCATTTTCGACGATCAGACCGTCGGAGAACAATTTGGCACCATCCCCGCGGGTGCGCTCGGCCCAGCTTTCCATCCAGGCGCCGCCGCCCCAGCCGTAGGAGCCAAAGAGCGCCACGGGCTTGCCGGACAGGCTTTTTTCTGCATCCGTGAAGAGCGGTTCAAAGGAACCTTCTTCGAGCACTTCATCCCCCATGGCCGGGCAGCCAAAGATCAGCCCATCATAGTCAGGCACGCTGGAGGCCTTGAAGGATTCCACTTCAAAGAGACTCACATCCCCGCCAGCCCCTTTGGCACCTTCTTCAATAGCCTTGGCCATGGCTTCGGTATTGCCCGTGCCAGACCAATAAACGATCGCAACTTTACTCATAGATAAACCTCCTTATTTATACGGCCTTGACTAAATCGGGGAGACTGGCGCCCCCCTCCAGCCGCAAACAAAAATCCTGGGTACAGTCAGCATACAGATCAAAGAGCGCCCTTGTTTCCCGTTCGTTGACGTACACCTTCCAATAACCACTGTAGGCAAAATCCTGCCCTTTGTGCTGGATGAAACCGGCTACATCCTCCGGGGGATACCCCAGAAACAGGCCCACCTCATGGGGAAAGGATTTTTTGAGCTGCATCCGCATTTTCAGATACTCAAGCATCCCCATCAGGGTATCGTCATGACGATATCCCAGCTGCTTCAGTATCTTCTTCGCCGCCGGCTGAGCCAAATCCTTCAACAGGGACTTCTTCCGATAAAAGAGCAGGAGCACATATTCTTCCCCTTCTGACAGACGGAAAACCGATATACCCTTGCAGTTGAAACACGGCAGATAGTCAGCCAGCATGGCCTCAAAATCATCGAACCGGCTCTTCTGAAACGAGAGCAGGCTGGCCGTCTTGAGTCCCATCAGCATGGGAGCTGCATGAAAGCCCAGCAAGTGTTCAAAGCCCGCTTTCCCCAATTAGCATCACCTCACAAATGATAACTTTTATCGTTTGCATCACAAGGCTATTATAATGCAATTGATAATTATTTGCAAGATAAATTTATGACTGTCAGCAAAAACTTCCTTGCCACCTGCAAGCGGTTATTGTATTATAGTTATGTATTATTAAATTTTATTTTTATATAAATTATAATAATACAATATTACATCCGGGGCAAACGAAACCGCAATATAAAATTGTAACATTGTAATCATCCCGGAAGAAATTTTGGAGGTATCATATGTTAGGTCTTCTTATCGCCACCATCGTGGTGGTCTGGGTTGCCCGCTTCGTGCTCAAGAAGTATCCGGCGCAGCCTGTACTCTTTACCGCCGGCATCGTGATGATGATGCTGGCGCTCATCTTTGGCCTGGGTGAAATCCTGCCGGCCAAACAGTCCACTGGCTCCCCTTGGCTGGATATCATCCAGTCCATCAGCCTCGCTTTCAGCAGCCGCGCAGCCAAGCTCGGCATGATCATCATGCTGATTGGCGGTTTTTCCAAGTATATGGACTGCATCGGCGCCAGCACTTCGCTGGTACGCATTGCCATCAAACCGCTGAAGAAGCTCGGCCATCCCTATCTGGTGCTGGCCCTGACCTCTGTGCTGGGCAACTTCCTGGCCATGTTCATCAGTTCCGCTTCGGGCTTTGGCCTGTTGCTCATGGTCACGATGTATCCGGTGCTGGTTCGTCTGGGCGTAAGCCGGATTGCGGCCTGCGCCGTGATTGCCACCACTTCAGCACCGGGCTGGGGCCCCGCCGGTGCTGACAACATCTTTGCCGCCGAACTCATCGGCATGGACATCGTGCCTTACTTCATGCAGTATCAGGTACCTGTCGGCCTTTGCACCATCGCGGCGCTGGCCATCACCCACTTCTTCGTCCAGCGCCATCTCGATGCCAAGAACCCGGACGAAATGGCCGGCAAGGACGTATCCGCTGCCGTGACCGAGGAACAGGCCAAGGCTCAGGAAACGCCGGCTGTGCCTTCCTTCTATGCCCTGCTGCCCACCCTGCCATTGCTCTTAGTGCTCTTCTTCGGCCTCAATGAGAACACGGGCATCAATATGGATATCAGCCTGGCAACGCTTGTCAGCATCTTCCTGACCATGCTGATTGAATTCATCCGCCATCGTGACGGCCTCAAGGCCTGCAAGGATATCGGCGCCTTCTGGAACGGCATGGGACTGCAGATGGCTGCCGTCGTCACCCTCGTAGTCGCTGCCGAAACCTTCTCCAAAGGCCTGATGTCCCTCGGTGCCATCGATACCCTGATTCAGGGCGCGCAGAACGCCGGCTTTGGCGGTATCGGCATGATGTTCGTGTTCGTAGCCATCATCATCGCTGCCACCCTGATTACCGGCAGCGGCAACGCGACGTTCTTTGCCTTCGTGCCCCTCGCGCCGAAAGTGGCCGCACTGTCCGGCATTGCCCCGGTGCTGCTGGTACTGCCCATGAACTTCGTGTCCAATCTGGCGCGTTCCCTGTCGCC
It includes:
- a CDS encoding alpha-galactosidase; amino-acid sequence: MIDFDQSTGIFHLHNDHVSYVLQVVRERYLLHRYWGRPLKKFRDSSPLQSIDRAFSPQPAAYPNERTFSLDVVQQEYPSYGHGDYRLPAYEVRLGNGTTVTELFYDGYKITKGKPKFAGLPAVYAQESEAETLHIYLLDSQGKLAVELLYTLMADSALLTRSARLTNCDSEALDLTNAASFALDFADHDFDRLSLYGGHAAERSLERVPLMRGVQETGSRRGASSHQQSPFLALARRDAGETSGEVYGFSLIWSGEASFTTEVEQFGTTRVIGGINPFEFKWHLAPRENFQTPEAMLVYSDKGLNGMSQVFHQTVREHIVRGRHQHELRPILVNNWEATYFDFDEEKIDSLAQSAADLGLELLVLDDGWFGKRNDDNSSLGDWFVNTDKLKQGLKGVAASAHKRGLKFGLWFEPEMISEDSELFRAHPDWILHVPDYENSFGRHQLVLDLSRAEVCDYIVKAVGDVLESAEIDYVKWDFNRHLTEAFSGALSSEHQGETKTRFVLGLYDVLERLTVKFPHILWESCSGGGGRFDAGMLYYMPQTWTSDNTDAVCRLSIQSGTSLVFPPLTMGAHVSVVPNHQVGRVTSLQTRTLCAFGGDFGYELDITRMSEAEKEQVKQHVALYKKLRPTLQLGKFYRLLTPFTGTKNETAWQFVSQDGREVIVLYFKTLAEPATPIRTLQLTALDADAEYELTDYLPAQRTSMDFGGEKALDQVGQVFYGDELMYNGLGVEKIDTDFAGYMWVFAKK
- a CDS encoding glycoside hydrolase family 2 TIM barrel-domain containing protein — encoded protein: MSESRFSLAQLANPEFFQENRLPAHSDHHFYADMAELNRGESSFVRSLDGLWHFHYAKNPRLAPQGFEQPDFDCRDWDTIRVPAHFQLEGYGVPQYTNQTYPWDGHEAVLPGQVPEHFNPTGSYVKYFRLPAGWQNLYLSLTGVESAVAVYLNGHYVGYSEDSFTPADFDLTPYLTEGENKLALRVYRFSSGSWIEDQDFWRFGGIFREVSIYTKPEIHLEDLKITALPENDYQDGKLTGQISWSNAAMKKVKISLLSANGEMLAEEDITGAEGQDAFILTVKGAKLWSAEHPYLYKLLLAVYDEADNLQEVIPYNVGFREFKMDGNIMKINGRRIVFKGVNRHEFDCYRGRAMDPAAFEQDIITMKQHIINALRCSHYPNSSYIYELCDRYGLYVIDETNLETHGTWQKNGVLSRDENTLPNDHDEWQAIILDRAQSMLERDKNHASIIIWSCGNESCGGKDIFAMSEYFRKTDPTRLVHYESIFWDRRYNATSDMESQMYTKVADIEKFLAEHRDKPFICCEYTHSMGNSNGGMHKYTELTEREPLYQGGFIWDFVDQALAKKDRYGKDFLAYGGDFGERSSDYNFSGDGILYADRKLTAKLQDVKFNYQDFHLRVEADGVTIENISLFTDAAEYDLHYELLLDGRKVWEKTESAPSVKPGESLRLELMDLPVTDAGEECLTAALVLKEDTAWAKKGHEMAFGQGVWQVEEVEVASPAEAVADGEVSGPAHYTANLPLTERSEEPLHVVRGDINLGVQFAGGEILFSSAQGNIVSYKYDGVELLEEMPKPSFWRAPVDNDYGCRRDFAVAQWKLASLYRRCVKKEMLLEGAWQEFNWFGQLGIQEYDARNVSVRFTYELATQPLSSCQLTYTVCADGSLKTELDYEQAAGLPEIPDFAMLFTLPADYSELRYYGFGPQANYIDRQEGAKLGIFNSTVAGEMEEYLLPQECGNHNGVRWLEVTDKRGRGVRISGDIPLSASALPYSAHELENARHSYDLPQVHHTYLRASSGQCGVGGDDTWGAPVLPEYRLQNETKHLEFFFKGI
- a CDS encoding flavodoxin, whose amino-acid sequence is MSKVAIVYWSGTGNTEAMAKAIEEGAKGAGGDVSLFEVESFKASSVPDYDGLIFGCPAMGDEVLEEGSFEPLFTDAEKSLSGKPVALFGSYGWGGGAWMESWAERTRGDGAKLFSDGLIVENAPGDAELADCRQLGEDFVKSL
- a CDS encoding DUF3793 family protein, which codes for MLMGLKTASLLSFQKSRFDDFEAMLADYLPCFNCKGISVFRLSEGEEYVLLLFYRKKSLLKDLAQPAAKKILKQLGYRHDDTLMGMLEYLKMRMQLKKSFPHEVGLFLGYPPEDVAGFIQHKGQDFAYSGYWKVYVNERETRALFDLYADCTQDFCLRLEGGASLPDLVKAV
- the dcuC gene encoding C4-dicarboxylate transporter DcuC, translated to MLGLLIATIVVVWVARFVLKKYPAQPVLFTAGIVMMMLALIFGLGEILPAKQSTGSPWLDIIQSISLAFSSRAAKLGMIIMLIGGFSKYMDCIGASTSLVRIAIKPLKKLGHPYLVLALTSVLGNFLAMFISSASGFGLLLMVTMYPVLVRLGVSRIAACAVIATTSAPGWGPAGADNIFAAELIGMDIVPYFMQYQVPVGLCTIAALAITHFFVQRHLDAKNPDEMAGKDVSAAVTEEQAKAQETPAVPSFYALLPTLPLLLVLFFGLNENTGINMDISLATLVSIFLTMLIEFIRHRDGLKACKDIGAFWNGMGLQMAAVVTLVVAAETFSKGLMSLGAIDTLIQGAQNAGFGGIGMMFVFVAIIIAATLITGSGNATFFAFVPLAPKVAALSGIAPVLLVLPMNFVSNLARSLSPIAAVMIVVAGAAGLSPMDLAKRTFIPVAVATVVNIAVTLILFF